The window AAATGCCAATTTTGTTTCGTTGTTTACTATATGGAAGCCCGGGGTAATTGACGGCAATGACGCAGCCTACGCCAATACTCCCGGCAGCGACGAAAGCGGCAATTATATCACTATGTATACCCGGCAAAGCGGCACAGTAGAGAAGAAGGCCTATATTGAATGGCGACCCCTGATAGCTGCCCTGGATTCTACCCCGGATATGTCGAACCCGGTTTATACGACCGTGGCGGGGCAGAAGGCAATAGTCGGGGATATCCGGGTTCCCATTATCAGGGACAAAGACAATGCGGTAATTGGCTTGATAGGGGTTCAGATGAATTATAACGCTTCCCAGGAAGTAGTTCTTGGAATCATACCCTATAATTCGCCAAAGGGCAGCGCGGGGCTTTATGCCAATGACGGCACTATCGTGGCCCACCATGTAGCCGCCCGGATCGGCGAAAAATTCCAAACCGCTTCCCTGGGTACCCTTGGAGCCCAGGGGGTCAAGGACATAGAAGACATATCCCTGAAAGGCGGAAAGCCCGTAATGGTAGAATCCAATGGCCTCTTTATAGAGAGCTATCCTTTCGTGGTTGGCAAAACAACTCTCCCCTGGACAGTAACAGCGATTATAGACACCGGGACGGTTTTGGCAGATGTTACCGCAATGGAACGCTTTGCCGTCATTCTGGTAATTATAGCCGTTATTCTGTCGGTGATTATTGTTTTCTTTGTTGCCACCCTCATCGTCAAACCTATTCTCAATGTAACTCTTACCCTCAAGGACATATCCGAAGGCGAAGGGGATCTTACCAAGACCATTGATATAAAGGGCAATGATGAAATCGCCGACCTTTCCAAATTCTTTAACGCTACCCTGAAAAAGATCCGCGACCTTGTGGCGACCATTAAAAAGCAGGCTGCCGCCCTCTTTGACATAGGCAACGAGCTGGCTGCCAACATGACCGAGACTGCGGCGGCTATTAACGAGATCACCGCCAACATTCAGAGCATCAAGGGGCGGGTCATCAATCAGAGTGCGTCGGTTACCGAGACTAATGCGACTATGGAACAGATCACCGTCAATATTGATAAGCTGAACGGTCATGTGGACAAGCAGACCGAGAGCGTTGCCCAGTCATCCTCCGCTATTGAGCAAATGCTGGCGAACATTCAGTCGGTGACCACCACCCTAATCAAGAATGCGGAAAACGTAAAGAACCTGACAGATGCATCCGAAATGGGCCGCGGCGGCCTGCAGGAAGTTGCGACGGATATACAGGAAATATCCAAAGAGTCAGAAGGGCTCTTGGAAATCAACGCGGTTATGGAAAATATCGCCAGCCAGACCAACCTCCTCTCCATGAACGCGGCTATCGAAGCGGCTCATGCGGGCGAAGCCGGCAAGGGTTTCGCGGTAGTAGCCGACGAAATCCGCAAGCTGGCAGAAAATTCCGGCGAGCAGTCCAAGACCATCAGCAACGTATTGAAAAAGATAAAGGAATCGATAGACAAGATCAGCAAGTCGACAGACGCGGTTTTGAACAAGTTTGAATCCATAGACAGCGGTGTAAAGACAGTAGCGGACCAGGAAGAGAACATCCGCAACGCCATGGAAGAGCAGAGCGAGGGGAGCAAGCAGATACTGGAAGCTGTGGCGAAGATGAACGAGATCACCCAGCAGGTAAAGGGCGGCTCCGAAGAAATGCTCGAAGGCTCGAAGCAGGTAATCGCCGAAGGGAAGAACCTCGAAATGGCTACCCAGGAAATCACCAACGGGATGAACGAGATGGCCACCGGGGCTGACCAGATCAATATCGCGGTAAACCAGGTCAACACCATTAGCGGAAACAACAAGGACAACATCGATATCCTGGTGCGGGAAGTTTCACGGTTCAAGATCGATTAAATTCTTTCAGAAAGAGCACAGCATCCCTCGCAGCTTGCCGCGGGGTTGCTGATGCGCGTCTGCTGATAGCTGGATATTTGCACCGCTTTAGTGTACACTGGGCCGGTGAGGTTTCGGTGAAAAAAAGCATGATTTTTTTGGCGTTATTCCTCTTGGCCCTGGGTTCTGCCACTGCCCAAACCGGCAATACGCTCTATGTGGCGGTTAAAACCGCAGAAGTCAAATCCTCCCCGTCAATTTTTTCCGACTTGCTTGCCAGCCTCCCCCTGGGGGATGCTGTCACTTTTTTGCGGGCCGGGAACAAGTGGGTTGAAGTAACCACAGCTGCGGGTGTCCGGGGCTGGGTCCTGGAAGGCGCCTTGAGCGCCAGACGGGTAGTCTCCTCAAACCGTTCAATTGATTCCGGGGAAGTAGCCATGGCTGGCAAGGGCTTTACATCCGAGGTGGAGAAGCTTTTTAAGCAGCAGGGCAAAGCCGATTATTCACAGGTGGATGCCATGGAGGCGCGTTCCGTGCCCCTGGCTGAACTCCAAACCTTCCTCAAGGAAGGCCGCCTTTTAACGGGAGAATAATGAAAAAGCTCATCCTTGGGTTGTTTTGCGCTCTATGGGTTGTTTTTGCTGTTTCCGCCGAGGGCCAGGGCCAAAAAGCTTCGGGCTCCGGGCAGGCCAGCCTGCTTTCAGGCGATGTATCGGATGCCCTTTCCGGGATGGATAAAGCCCTGGCAACGGCTGGGGATGAAATGACCTCCATCGACGATTACTACCTGGGCAGGGCGGTGGCTGTGAACATACTCGGCTCATATAAAATTTACACTGCGAATCCCGATTTGACCAGCTACCTCAACAAGATCTGCCTCGCCATTACGGTGAATTCCCCCAATCCGGTGCTGTTCAACGGGTATCATGCCGAGATTCTCGACAGCGCCGAGATCAACGCCTTTGCAACTCCCGGAGGGCATATTTTCCTTTCCCGGGGGCTCATTGCCTGCGCCGATTCTGAAGACGCCCTGGCTGCGGTAATTGCCCACGAAATTGCCCACATACAGCTCCGCCATGCGGCAGCGATCATACAGGCCCAGCGGACAGTGCAGGATCTGACAGACGCGGGCCGCAGGGCGGCTGCTATCGCAAGCCGCGACTCCAGCCCCGCTGAAAGGGCTGTGCTTTTTGGGGAAGATGTTAGCAGTCTGACTACAACGCTGTTCAAAAGCGGCTATGCCCAGAGCCAGGAGTACGAGGCCGATACCACAGCCCTTGCCCTGCTCAGGAACGCAGGATATGACCCTTCCGCGCTTCCTGCGGTATTGCAGGTTATGGAGAAAAACCAGAAATCCCACGCAGGGGGCTTTAACAATACCCACCCTTCTCCCGCATCCCGCATCGCCAGCCTGGGGCGCATCTCGGGCAATACCAGGGGCAGGGATACCTTGTCTTCCCGCCAGTCCAGGTTTAAAAAATGAAGCAGTTCTTAGCCAAATTCCACAAACCTCTGGCCGCACTAGTTATCGCGGTCTTTCTTTGCTTTGTTGCGGTCTTTGGCTATCTTCATGGGGCTTTCGATTATGTTGAATACAAGCTTTACGACTTCAGGGTGAAATTGTTTGCCAATTCAAGCCGCCGGTCGAATGATATAATTGTTGTTTTTTTGGATCAGGACAGCCTTAACTGGGCGGATCAAAATAAGCATTGGGGCTGGCCCTGGCCTCGTGCGGCTTATGCTGAAATTGTGGATTACATGAGGCTGGGCGGTGCAAAGTCAATTGCATTCGATGTAATTTTTTCCGAACCTTCAATCTATGGGGCTGCTGACGATGCTGCCTTTGCCAGGGCTTCCTCCGCATACGGCAGGGTGGCGCAGGGGGTCCTCTTCAATTTGCAGACAGGCATTACCCGTTCCTGGCCTTCTGGGCTGGACAAGCCGGTTTTTGATCCTCGCAGTTTTGGAGCCAGCCTGGGCAATTACAGCCTTTCGGAAGAAGAAGGCGCTACTGCGGGCCAATTCCCCATACCCGAGTTAAGGAATTCTGCGGGCGTTATCGGGAGCATTAATGGCAAGGCTGATTCCGACGGTATATTCAGGCGGATGCGGCTTTTTACCCTTTTTGACGGACGGGCAATACCAGGGCTTTCCGCAGCCTCCCTTCTGGTGACCGGTGAAAGCAAAGAAATTATCGACAACCCCGAAGCAAAAACAATAGAATGGGGCAATTACACTATCCCTGTTGATAAAGAGGGGAAGACATTGCTCCGCTTTAAGGGCGATCTTGAGAGATACCCCAATTACAGCGCCATGCATATACTGCAAAGCGCGGAGGCTGTCGCCAGGGGCGAAGAGCCCCTCCTGCCTCCGGAAAATTTCAAGGATGCGTATGTCTTTTTTGGGTATTATGCTCCGGGGCTTTATGATATTTTCGCCTCCCCCATATCCTCGCTGTACCCCGGCGTGGGCGCCCATATCACCATGCTGGACAATTTGCTTACAGGCGATTTTATAAAGCAGAGCCCCCAGTGGCTGGATATGCTCCTTACTATATTGCCCTCAGTATTGATAATACTTTTAGTGCTGTTTTCAAGCCGTATACGCCTTACGGTGAGCGGCACGGTTTTGATATTCGCCTTGCTTTTCACAGGCTCTGTAGCGGTGTATAGATTTGGCATTTGGGTTCCCATGGCCGCCCCCCTCATTACCGCTATATTTGCCTTTATCGTAGCTACCCTTTATGGATACGCCACGGAAGGCAGCCAAAAGCGTTATATAAAAGGAGCATTTTCGCGCTACCTTTCTCCAAAGGTTATTGAAGAGCTTATTGACGATCCCTCCAAGCTTGATTTGGGGGGCGAAAAGCGGGAAATGACCGCTATTTTCACGGATATTCAGCGTTTTTCATCGATATCCGAAGGCTTGCAGAAGGAATACGGCGAAGACGGCCCCCGTGCCCTGGTCAATCTCCTCAATCTCTACCTGACGGAAATGAGCAATATTATCCTCGAAAACGAAGGCACTGTGGATAAATACGAGGGCGACGCCATCATCGCGTTTTTTGGCGCGCCTATATGGACCGAAAGGCACGCAGCCCTTGCATGCCGCAGCGCCATCCAAATGAAGAAGAAGGAGCTTGAGCTAAAGGCGCAAATCATGGATCCTGAAGGCGCCTTTTATTCGCCATTGGGCAAGCTCATAGAAAAAGGGATTATACGCTCCGAGCGCCCCCTTTATACCAGAATCGGAATCAATACCGGGGACATGGTGGTTGGGAACATGGGCACCCCGGACAAGATGGACTATACGATTATGGGGGATGCAGTGAACCTGGCTGCCCGGCTCGAAGGCGTAAACAAGCAGTACGATACCGGCGGCATCCTGATCAGCGACTTTACCCGAAACCAGATCGGGGATGAATTTATCCTCCGGGGCTTGAGCCGGGTCCGGGTGGTGGGCAAGAAAGATCCGGTGCGGCTCTTTGAACTTTTGGAATTGAGGGAAGAGGCGTCCCAGGCATTGCTGGATATGGCGGGCCTTTGGGATAAGGGATTCAAGGCTTATGAGTCAAAAGAATTCCTCGAAGCGAAGAATGTTTTTAGCACCATATGGCAAAGGGACAATAACGACACTGTGGCTAAGCTTTACCTGGGCCGCTGCGAGAAATTCCAGGCAAGCCCCCCTGAGCCGGACAAATGGGACGATGGGGTAGATAATCTGACTGAGAAATAGGAGATTTAAGGATGAAAAAGTTTTTTCTTTTGACGGGCCTATTGGTTTTCTTGGCCACCGCTGCCTTTGCCCAAATCGCCAAGGGCAATTCGGCATGGGTTTCTGCAAAGACCGTGGCGGTAAAATCGTCCACCGGATTTTTTGCGTCAAAGCGCGGAACCCTGGCGTATGGGGATCAGGTATCGGTGCTGCAGGTTAAGGGCAGCTGGGCCGAGATCCGTTCGTCTAACGGAGCGGTCACAGGCTGGATTGCCACAAGCAGCCTGAGCGCCCGGCGCATAGTTGCCACTGGTTCGGGCAGCGGCGCCTCGGCAAGCGAAGTGGCCCTTGCGGGAAAAGGCTTTAACCAGGAAGTGGAAAATGCCTATAAGGCCGATGGCGATCTCAATTACGCCGATGTGGACAAGACCGAAGCCATAACGGTTGCGGAAGACGTGCTTCTCAAATTCATAACCGACGGCCATCTTTTTGCGGGGGAACAGCAATGAAATTGCGCACTATTAAACTTTACCTTCCTATTATGATAAGCGCTTTGGTTGCGGTGGTTTTCTTTTCTTGCGCGGGCATTGGCGCTGCCGCAGGCATTGGCGCCCAGATCGCAAGCAGCGCCGGTCTCATCAGCCAGAACACCGCCGATGCCATCATCGTAAGCGGACAGGCAGCCGACAAGGCTTTTGAGAATATCACCCCGGAGCAGGAATATTACATTGGCAGGGCAGTAGCGGCCAATATACTCACCACCTATAAACTGTACAATGGAAGCCCCGGCCTCACAGCCTATCTTAACCGCATTGCCAACACTATTACGGTTAATTCATCCCGGCCTGAAATTTACAACGGCTATCACCTCAATATACTGGACAGCGACGAGATTAACGCCTTTGCCACTCCCGGCGGGCACATCTTTATTACCCGGGGCCTCATAGCCTGTGCCGATTCTGAAGATGCCCTTGCTGGCGTTATAGCCCATGAAGTGGGTCATATACTGCTCCAGCACAGCCTCGAGGCCATCAAGAAAAGCCGCAATAACCAGGCCTTTATGACTGCCCTTGTCGCAACTGGCGGCGCTGCCACCAACACCGATGTAAAACAGCTCACGGAAGTCTTCAATGCGTCCATCGGCGAGGTTCTCAACACCATGCTGAATTCAGGTTTTTCCCGGGATCAGGAATTCGCCGCCGATTCAATCGCCCTCAGCCTCATGGCTGGTTCAGGCTATGAGCCCTCCAGCCTTATAGAAATGCTCCACTCCCTTGAGAAGAACCAGGCAAGCCATGCGGGGGGATTCAACAAGACCCACCCCACACCGGCGCAGCGTATTGCGAGCGCGGAAAAGTCTGTCTCCCAATATACAGTGGCCGACACAAGGTCTTTCAGGCAAGCACGGTATAAGGCAGTGAAGTAGGGAGCCGGCAATTAAGGGGAATTTGGCCCCTTAACCGGCTGCCATAAAAACTTTTCCGATTCCCTAAAGCTTATTTTTTAAACACCGATATTTATAATGAAAGTGGACTAGATCCGTGCGCCCGTTGGGCCTCCGCGGATCGGGACACGTATCCTCACCCTTCCGGGAACGGGTGGGTCGAGGGTTCAAAGGCACAAATCTCTCGATTTCTGAGTATCCCTATAGGAGTACTCGGAATGTTTACGGCATGGATGCCGCGGTGTCGGCCATGGCCATTGGGGCTTTTGGTGCACCGGAAATGCCAAAGGAGTGTTTTATGATTATTAATCACAACTTAAGCGCAATGTTTGCCGACAGGTCCCTCAAGGAAACCCAAGTGTTCCTGACAAAGAACATGGAAAAACTGTCTTCAGGCTTGCGGATCAACCGCGCCGGCGATGATGCCTCAGGACTCGCTGTTTCTGAGAAGCTTAGAAGTCAAATCCGTGGTTTGAACCAGGCGTCTACAAACGCCCAGAACGGTATTTCGTTCATTCAAACTACAGAGGGCTATCTTCAGGAATCTGAGGACATCATTCAGCGCATGCGCGAACTGGCTGTCCAGTCTTCGAACGGTATCTATTCCGACGAAGACCGGATGTACATCCAGGTTGAAGTTTCGGCGTTAATCGACGAAATAGACCGGATTGCGTCCCATGCCCAGTTCAACGGAATGAACCTCCTCACCGGAAGGTTCGGCCGGCTGATTGGTGAAAACGTGGTTACTGCTTCCATGTGGCTCCATATCGGCGCCAATATGGATCAACGCGAGCAGGTATTCATTGGTACCATGACCACTAAAGGCCTTGGTCTCAGGAATATCGGCGACGA is drawn from Leadbettera azotonutricia ZAS-9 and contains these coding sequences:
- a CDS encoding SH3 domain-containing protein; the encoded protein is MKKSMIFLALFLLALGSATAQTGNTLYVAVKTAEVKSSPSIFSDLLASLPLGDAVTFLRAGNKWVEVTTAAGVRGWVLEGALSARRVVSSNRSIDSGEVAMAGKGFTSEVEKLFKQQGKADYSQVDAMEARSVPLAELQTFLKEGRLLTGE
- a CDS encoding flagellin, producing the protein MIINHNLSAMFADRSLKETQVFLTKNMEKLSSGLRINRAGDDASGLAVSEKLRSQIRGLNQASTNAQNGISFIQTTEGYLQESEDIIQRMRELAVQSSNGIYSDEDRMYIQVEVSALIDEIDRIASHAQFNGMNLLTGRFGRLIGENVVTASMWLHIGANMDQREQVFIGTMTTKGLGLRNIGDDSILSMSAPDSANRAIGTLDEAIKKINKQRADLGAYQNRLEHAIRGLDVGAENMQASESRIRDTNMANETVAYTKNQILTQAGTAMLAQANQRGQTVLQLLQ
- a CDS encoding CHASE2 domain-containing protein; the encoded protein is MKQFLAKFHKPLAALVIAVFLCFVAVFGYLHGAFDYVEYKLYDFRVKLFANSSRRSNDIIVVFLDQDSLNWADQNKHWGWPWPRAAYAEIVDYMRLGGAKSIAFDVIFSEPSIYGAADDAAFARASSAYGRVAQGVLFNLQTGITRSWPSGLDKPVFDPRSFGASLGNYSLSEEEGATAGQFPIPELRNSAGVIGSINGKADSDGIFRRMRLFTLFDGRAIPGLSAASLLVTGESKEIIDNPEAKTIEWGNYTIPVDKEGKTLLRFKGDLERYPNYSAMHILQSAEAVARGEEPLLPPENFKDAYVFFGYYAPGLYDIFASPISSLYPGVGAHITMLDNLLTGDFIKQSPQWLDMLLTILPSVLIILLVLFSSRIRLTVSGTVLIFALLFTGSVAVYRFGIWVPMAAPLITAIFAFIVATLYGYATEGSQKRYIKGAFSRYLSPKVIEELIDDPSKLDLGGEKREMTAIFTDIQRFSSISEGLQKEYGEDGPRALVNLLNLYLTEMSNIILENEGTVDKYEGDAIIAFFGAPIWTERHAALACRSAIQMKKKELELKAQIMDPEGAFYSPLGKLIEKGIIRSERPLYTRIGINTGDMVVGNMGTPDKMDYTIMGDAVNLAARLEGVNKQYDTGGILISDFTRNQIGDEFILRGLSRVRVVGKKDPVRLFELLELREEASQALLDMAGLWDKGFKAYESKEFLEAKNVFSTIWQRDNNDTVAKLYLGRCEKFQASPPEPDKWDDGVDNLTEK
- a CDS encoding SH3 domain-containing protein; the encoded protein is MKKFFLLTGLLVFLATAAFAQIAKGNSAWVSAKTVAVKSSTGFFASKRGTLAYGDQVSVLQVKGSWAEIRSSNGAVTGWIATSSLSARRIVATGSGSGASASEVALAGKGFNQEVENAYKADGDLNYADVDKTEAITVAEDVLLKFITDGHLFAGEQQ
- a CDS encoding M48 family metalloprotease; this translates as MKLRTIKLYLPIMISALVAVVFFSCAGIGAAAGIGAQIASSAGLISQNTADAIIVSGQAADKAFENITPEQEYYIGRAVAANILTTYKLYNGSPGLTAYLNRIANTITVNSSRPEIYNGYHLNILDSDEINAFATPGGHIFITRGLIACADSEDALAGVIAHEVGHILLQHSLEAIKKSRNNQAFMTALVATGGAATNTDVKQLTEVFNASIGEVLNTMLNSGFSRDQEFAADSIALSLMAGSGYEPSSLIEMLHSLEKNQASHAGGFNKTHPTPAQRIASAEKSVSQYTVADTRSFRQARYKAVK
- a CDS encoding M48 family metalloprotease, which encodes MKKLILGLFCALWVVFAVSAEGQGQKASGSGQASLLSGDVSDALSGMDKALATAGDEMTSIDDYYLGRAVAVNILGSYKIYTANPDLTSYLNKICLAITVNSPNPVLFNGYHAEILDSAEINAFATPGGHIFLSRGLIACADSEDALAAVIAHEIAHIQLRHAAAIIQAQRTVQDLTDAGRRAAAIASRDSSPAERAVLFGEDVSSLTTTLFKSGYAQSQEYEADTTALALLRNAGYDPSALPAVLQVMEKNQKSHAGGFNNTHPSPASRIASLGRISGNTRGRDTLSSRQSRFKK
- a CDS encoding methyl-accepting chemotaxis protein codes for the protein MKLKFRLTLIMVALVVVVVGVISVVLLFRASSMQGKSAREILEYQTGMYAKLLQARYEVYYDTVQTLCQVFNGYEDVPVENRREQYDDMLKSVLDSNANFVSLFTIWKPGVIDGNDAAYANTPGSDESGNYITMYTRQSGTVEKKAYIEWRPLIAALDSTPDMSNPVYTTVAGQKAIVGDIRVPIIRDKDNAVIGLIGVQMNYNASQEVVLGIIPYNSPKGSAGLYANDGTIVAHHVAARIGEKFQTASLGTLGAQGVKDIEDISLKGGKPVMVESNGLFIESYPFVVGKTTLPWTVTAIIDTGTVLADVTAMERFAVILVIIAVILSVIIVFFVATLIVKPILNVTLTLKDISEGEGDLTKTIDIKGNDEIADLSKFFNATLKKIRDLVATIKKQAAALFDIGNELAANMTETAAAINEITANIQSIKGRVINQSASVTETNATMEQITVNIDKLNGHVDKQTESVAQSSSAIEQMLANIQSVTTTLIKNAENVKNLTDASEMGRGGLQEVATDIQEISKESEGLLEINAVMENIASQTNLLSMNAAIEAAHAGEAGKGFAVVADEIRKLAENSGEQSKTISNVLKKIKESIDKISKSTDAVLNKFESIDSGVKTVADQEENIRNAMEEQSEGSKQILEAVAKMNEITQQVKGGSEEMLEGSKQVIAEGKNLEMATQEITNGMNEMATGADQINIAVNQVNTISGNNKDNIDILVREVSRFKID